The Pseudoalteromonas marina DNA segment GATGATGCAGGCTTGTATTTGGTGAATCAATCTAAAGTCTCTGGCAGTACGGTTAAAGAGTTTATAGGTAAAGGCTTACTTGCAGCAGCACCGCGACTTATGCAATTTTTAGCGTTTGCAGGTACTGTTGCTATGTTTTTGGTGGGAGGGGGTATTTTATCTCATGGTATTGAGTTACTGCACCACACACAACTTAATGTGATTGGCTATGCGCAATCAATGTTAGGCAATATAGGTGAGGTATTAGCTCCGCTTATTTTTGATGGGTTGTTAGGCGTTGTTGCCGGGCTGGTTATTGTGCTTTTTCATGTAGCTTATACAAGGTTATTTAAGACAAACAAGTAGAGCAGCGTTTTCTGCCCTACATAACTTATTCGCACGTTATAAATTTACACAACTGCTCAAGCTCGTAAGCTGCTTTACTATTACCTTGAGCAATTGCTTTTTTATACCAGTAAATAGCTTGTTGTGTGTTTTTGCCTGCACCTTGCCCGTCTCGGTACATTTGCGCAAGGTTAAGCTGACCCCATTGAGAGCCTGACTCTGCAGCAAGTTTAAAGCTCTCTAAGGCTTCTTCAAATTGCCCATCTTTAAAGTACATAATGCCTTGCTGGTTATTTTTATCTAGTTTTAAACCTTTGTATAAAGGCTTAGGTTTAGGCGGAAACATCACAAACCCACCATACAAGCTATTAGCGTGTGGGCGTAGTACATCGTAAATCACGTCACTGTCATATAAGCGCTTTACCTCATCACGCGGTAAGGTAATTGTGTTTGTTGAAAAATAATCGCGTTGCACTAATAAGCTGGTGCGCATCGCCGTGGTTATGCCTCGGTTGCGTTTATAGCTATAGTTGCTTACTTGAAAAGTAATAAATTGCTCGTCAAAGCTTAGCACTTGGGCCACTTTTAAATTTGTTAGCGTCCATGGTTCGTGAGTAAATTTATCGGCGTGAACTAAGTACGTATCAAATGCCTGTGGGTTATTTAAGTAGCTGTATTTGAGTGCTTGGTTATCGGTGTATTGTTGAAAAAAATACACCATTACCCACAATAATAAAATTAAGCCAACCCCGTATTTTGGCAGGCTTAGTTTTTCAATTAAGGGGAGTTTTTTTATACTAATGACTTCGTTATGTCCACATTGGTAGCATTCGCGCTTGTAGTTTAGCTTTAACGGTACGATAGGAATAATCGTAAAACGTAAGTAACGGCTATGGTTTACTAAGTGATAGCTATCGCTTTGGCAGTTTGGGCAGCACTGCGTTTGTGAAAAGTGAGGAAAGGACTGACTGGTGTTGAAAAGCAGCATGCAATAATGCCCCGAGTTTTAATTTCTACTAAAGTAAATCAAGGGGCATATTTTTTAAAGCAGCAAACTGTAAGTAAGTATGTCTGCTACTCTTTTGTTGTTACTTTTGGTTTAATTGTTGTTTTTGCGTCTGCTGCCATAAGTGCAAATACCGCATAGGTTGCTGTATTTTGACGAAGCTTTGCTGGCGTTACTTTATCAAGCGTGTCGTCAGCAGTGTGGTGATAATCAAAGTAGTCTGTACCATCTTGGGCTAGCTCAAAAATAGGTGCCGAGACTGCATTTTTAAATGGAATTAGATCGGGTCCGCCGTTAGCTTGGTTTTTACCAATGTACTCAACATTTAAAGGGGCAAGTTCTTTCGCGATAGCGCGCACTACAGGCAGTGACGCTGCATCTACATTTGATTCAAAACCGTAAACTACATCAGCGCCAAAATCAGACTCTGCGGCAGCAACAATATTGTGTAAATCGTTTTTATGTTTCGCAAAGTAAGCTTTAGCACCCCATAAACCAAGCTCTTCAGCGGCAAAAAGGACAACGCGAATACTGCGTTTAGGGCGTTTTACATCGCTAATATGTTTAGCTGCCGCCATAGTTAATGCAACGCCGGCGCCGTCATCAAGTGCGCCCGTACCTAAATCCCATGAGTCTAAATGTCCGCCAATTAATACGTATTGTTCAGGGGTTTCAGTCCCGTTAAATTGGCCTATAACATTGTAACTAGTGCCTTCGCCAAGGTTTTCGGTTTGTACATTTATATTTACCGATACATCTTTACCTAAAGCGACTAAGCGAGCAATTTGATCTGCATCGGGGTTGGCAATGGTTACATTAGGTATTTTTTTAACACCTTCTTTGTAATAACTACCGCCAGTGTGGGCAAAACGGTGATGACCTGTACTTACTGAGCGCATCATGTAGGCCACAGCCCCTTTTTTAGATGCTTCAATTGCTCCAGTGGCACGTGCTTTAACAGCGGGTCCATAACCATTACCGTCTATATC contains these protein-coding regions:
- a CDS encoding tetratricopeptide repeat protein; its protein translation is MLLFNTSQSFPHFSQTQCCPNCQSDSYHLVNHSRYLRFTIIPIVPLKLNYKRECYQCGHNEVISIKKLPLIEKLSLPKYGVGLILLLWVMVYFFQQYTDNQALKYSYLNNPQAFDTYLVHADKFTHEPWTLTNLKVAQVLSFDEQFITFQVSNYSYKRNRGITTAMRTSLLVQRDYFSTNTITLPRDEVKRLYDSDVIYDVLRPHANSLYGGFVMFPPKPKPLYKGLKLDKNNQQGIMYFKDGQFEEALESFKLAAESGSQWGQLNLAQMYRDGQGAGKNTQQAIYWYKKAIAQGNSKAAYELEQLCKFITCE
- a CDS encoding M20/M25/M40 family metallo-hydrolase, whose translation is MKNLITALLLTSSMAATASSNEFTPKQLQQVDEVRTTALNSHLSYELLESLTTEVGPRLPGTENDKKAVAWAQAKFKELGFDKVWLEEATFPEWRRYSESGKILTPSEQPLHLTALGNSISTPKEGISAPIELFETLDELKAAPANSLKGKIAYINYRMNRDIDGNGYGPAVKARATGAIEASKKGAVAYMMRSVSTGHHRFAHTGGSYYKEGVKKIPNVTIANPDADQIARLVALGKDVSVNINVQTENLGEGTSYNVIGQFNGTETPEQYVLIGGHLDSWDLGTGALDDGAGVALTMAAAKHISDVKRPKRSIRVVLFAAEELGLWGAKAYFAKHKNDLHNIVAAAESDFGADVVYGFESNVDAASLPVVRAIAKELAPLNVEYIGKNQANGGPDLIPFKNAVSAPIFELAQDGTDYFDYHHTADDTLDKVTPAKLRQNTATYAVFALMAADAKTTIKPKVTTKE